The DNA window CAATCCAATTGCTCGTGAGCATTACTTAGGGGATAACTTTAGATTATAGGAGGGGACTATGAGATTATTAGATAAATATATACTAAAAGCCTTTGTAGGCCCGTTCCTATTTGGGGTATTTGCTTTTACCAGTATCTTTATTGGTACCGGTACATTGTTTAGAATTGCTCAATATATTACTGAATATGGGGCTCCATTATTGCTTGTTATGAAAGCCTTTGTATTGGCTTTACCAAGCATTGTTATCTTAACATTTCCTATGTCAGTGTTATTGGCTTCTCTTATGACATTTAGTCGTTTGAGTAGTACTAGTGAAATTGTTGTTATGCGTGCTGGTGGTCTTAGCTTTTTACGCTTAGCGATGCCGGTATACATCATCGCTCTCATCATCTCAATTGGGGCTGTCGCATTTAATGAATTTGTTGTACCACGTACAAATAATATGTATCAAACAATTGTACGGGAACAGATTATGAAAAATGCATCACCTCAAACACAAAATCATATCGTTTTAAAAACGATGAATGGTAATGATTTAGGTACATTGATGTATGCTAAAAGCTACAATGCAGAAACTAAAAAGTTAAGCATGATTACGGTGCAACAATTTGGTGAAGGTGGCAAGTTACAACAGGTTGAAAATGCAGATACTGCCGTTTGGAATGGTCAATATTGGGTGATGCAAAACGGCATCATTTATGATATTTCCGCCGGTGATGGTGTAGAACGTACAATGAAATTCAAGGAGCAATCCTTGCCAATTAAATCTGCACCAAAAGACATTCAACAAGATCAACGTAAACCAGAAGAATTAACAATCAAAGAATTACGTCATCAAATTAAAGCGTATAAGGCGGCGTATACGAATGCAAATAAACTAGAAATGGAAATGTACCAACGCTTTACAATTCCATTAGCTAGCTTTGTATTTGCTCTTGTAGGTGCTCCATTAGGCCTTCAAAAACAACGCTCTAGCTCATCTATTGGCTTTGGTATCAGTATTTTAATCATCTTTATCTACTATGGTGTGATGACATTTGCTGGTGCATTAGGTAAAGGTGGGGCATTGCCGACTGTATTTGCCGCATTAATTCCAGATACATTAGGTATCATTGCCGGTTTATATTTAAATTGGCGTGTATCCAAGTAACTTAGCGTATAAAGAAATAAATTTGACTTACGAAATATCGTATTTTGAATAAAATAATTGTGTAATCTTAGGAAAGGAGGGACTCGATGTTAGTAGGTGTTAAAATATTAGTTATTATCGCCCTTATGGGTGGACTTATTGCCTACATGGGGGATAAGTTAGGCACCAAAGTTGGTAAGCGTCGCATGTCCCTCTTTGGATTAAGGCCTAAGCATACATCGATTATTGTTACTATCGTAACAGGTTTATTAGTTGCTGCTGCTACAGTAGGGGTATTAACCATTACTTCTCAAAGTGTAAGAACAGCACTCTTTGGAATGGATCAGTTGCGAGCGGATATGAAGCAACTCAATGATGAGGTGGCTGCTAAGACGCAAGAGCTTATTCGTGGTCAAGCATTGCTTGAGCAAAATAAGCAAGAATTAGCAGAACGCATGGCTGAAATAGAGCAAATTCGCAGTGAGGTTGAAGCTACAAAAGCGGAATTAGCTAGTGCACAAGCTGCTAAAGATGCAACTGAAGCTGAGTTAGCAACACTTCAAGCCTCATATGACGAAGTATCTAAAAAGTTAGCTGACTTAGAAGCTACAAGAGCTAAGATGGAAGCTCATATTAAGGAGCTACAAACAACACAAGAACAATTGCAAAATGGCATTATTCATTTACGTGAAGGAACTATTCTTTTCCAAGTTGATCAATTATTGGCACAAGCTGTTGTTCGACCTGGTTTAAGTGAAGAAGATAGCCAAGCAGCCATCAAAAATATTATTGA is part of the Veillonella sp. genome and encodes:
- a CDS encoding DUF3084 domain-containing protein, with protein sequence MLVGVKILVIIALMGGLIAYMGDKLGTKVGKRRMSLFGLRPKHTSIIVTIVTGLLVAAATVGVLTITSQSVRTALFGMDQLRADMKQLNDEVAAKTQELIRGQALLEQNKQELAERMAEIEQIRSEVEATKAELASAQAAKDATEAELATLQASYDEVSKKLADLEATRAKMEAHIKELQTTQEQLQNGIIHLREGTILFQVDQLLAQAVVRPGLSEEDSQAAIKNIIDDTNKLVLRRLGIEDQGQAVVYVERQNIEVATQKLNSAKTPMVVQVVAAGNIIAGEPAVAIIQVYPQQFIYKNGEVIHSAVMDGGPNAQSAMLQFLKQVNEKARAKGIIPDSLSGDIGTIPGDDLFTAIRRVATIHGKVHVEAYVDGDTYSSGPVHLKLRITQMPVFNDKAKMPAY
- a CDS encoding LptF/LptG family permease, with the protein product MRLLDKYILKAFVGPFLFGVFAFTSIFIGTGTLFRIAQYITEYGAPLLLVMKAFVLALPSIVILTFPMSVLLASLMTFSRLSSTSEIVVMRAGGLSFLRLAMPVYIIALIISIGAVAFNEFVVPRTNNMYQTIVREQIMKNASPQTQNHIVLKTMNGNDLGTLMYAKSYNAETKKLSMITVQQFGEGGKLQQVENADTAVWNGQYWVMQNGIIYDISAGDGVERTMKFKEQSLPIKSAPKDIQQDQRKPEELTIKELRHQIKAYKAAYTNANKLEMEMYQRFTIPLASFVFALVGAPLGLQKQRSSSSIGFGISILIIFIYYGVMTFAGALGKGGALPTVFAALIPDTLGIIAGLYLNWRVSK